One window from the genome of Terrimicrobium sacchariphilum encodes:
- a CDS encoding DUF3352 domain-containing protein, which yields MIKKAFIALAVIAVLIGATAIWFWRSMGFMEAARLVPGDAIALVELPDLPRTAFRWPQTAISKITGEPEVKAFLEKPLSGFFGAPEPKNGKGSKGPKKSDGNSPAEVLIRLKPGHIFAAVLSVSSSDSSLLVGFQFWGGKGDCDHAIARIRKEIERSQKASEQKSESYQGDEILSTNYGNFTLYSASHGHWGFLANNPDGIKQALDRAAGRTKGGSLAENTKFQTATKRLLPDPDFLFFSQPERFIDTLLAVGATAGATVNPEQVEQIRKVQAIGASIKLDGLDLRDSIFILHENPPKLGKLAHAGIQLTEETTAGYVDFLLNFQQLATVNNLKPLLNLPSIQSSQLPVLLPEAYGPECAIVMNWAEGQMKPDGFVAAQIRDKAKAEASIQELTTIFPQYTVSDIGGFKAYNFTNLNGVMSSPTFALIDGFLVVGLNPTDVERAIAAQKAGKPLIKSAAFAYARSEFQSANEVFGYLDIRAAFNRFYPLARQIAVFSAAINPSSTSAIDVNKLPSTEAVAKHLNPIVYAQSRYDDGYLLQSRGPVSLSQAGFLGAFGAAPLLKNLR from the coding sequence ATGATCAAGAAGGCATTCATTGCACTGGCCGTAATCGCGGTGCTGATTGGCGCGACCGCCATCTGGTTTTGGCGAAGCATGGGATTCATGGAAGCTGCCCGGCTCGTACCAGGAGATGCGATCGCGCTTGTCGAATTGCCCGATCTCCCGCGTACGGCGTTTCGATGGCCGCAAACTGCCATCTCCAAGATCACGGGGGAACCCGAGGTCAAAGCCTTCCTGGAAAAACCACTCAGCGGATTTTTCGGCGCCCCTGAACCCAAGAATGGCAAAGGCAGCAAGGGTCCCAAGAAAAGCGACGGCAACAGCCCGGCCGAGGTTTTGATCCGCCTGAAGCCAGGGCATATCTTCGCGGCGGTACTCTCCGTATCGTCCTCGGACAGTTCGCTGTTGGTTGGCTTTCAGTTCTGGGGCGGCAAGGGGGATTGTGACCATGCCATCGCCCGCATCCGCAAAGAGATCGAACGCTCCCAGAAGGCCTCCGAGCAAAAATCGGAATCCTACCAGGGTGATGAGATCCTCTCGACGAACTACGGCAACTTCACGCTCTACAGCGCGAGCCACGGACACTGGGGCTTCCTGGCCAACAACCCCGACGGCATCAAACAGGCGCTCGACCGGGCGGCAGGCCGGACAAAAGGCGGTTCCCTGGCGGAAAACACCAAGTTCCAGACTGCGACAAAGCGGCTCCTGCCCGACCCCGACTTCCTGTTCTTTAGCCAGCCCGAGAGGTTCATCGACACCCTGCTGGCCGTCGGCGCCACGGCAGGGGCCACAGTGAACCCGGAGCAGGTCGAACAGATCCGAAAGGTGCAGGCGATCGGCGCCTCAATCAAGCTGGACGGTCTCGACCTGCGCGACAGCATTTTCATCCTGCATGAGAATCCACCCAAGCTCGGCAAGCTCGCACACGCGGGCATCCAACTCACCGAGGAAACCACGGCGGGATACGTCGACTTCCTCCTGAACTTCCAGCAGCTGGCGACAGTCAACAATCTCAAGCCGCTCCTCAACCTTCCCTCCATCCAGAGTTCCCAACTGCCGGTGTTGCTGCCGGAGGCCTATGGCCCCGAGTGCGCCATCGTCATGAACTGGGCCGAGGGACAGATGAAGCCCGATGGGTTTGTCGCTGCGCAGATCCGCGACAAGGCCAAGGCCGAGGCGAGCATCCAGGAGCTGACGACGATCTTTCCCCAATACACCGTCTCCGACATCGGTGGATTCAAAGCTTACAACTTCACCAACCTTAACGGTGTGATGAGCAGCCCGACATTTGCACTCATCGATGGATTTCTCGTCGTGGGACTCAACCCCACTGATGTCGAGCGCGCCATAGCAGCGCAGAAAGCGGGCAAACCGTTGATCAAGTCGGCTGCCTTCGCTTATGCGCGGAGCGAATTCCAGTCAGCCAACGAGGTCTTCGGGTATCTTGACATCCGTGCTGCTTTCAACCGCTTCTACCCTCTGGCTCGACAGATCGCCGTCTTTAGCGCGGCGATCAATCCCAGCAGCACTTCGGCGATCGACGTCAACAAGCTCCCGTCGACCGAGGCGGTGGCCAAACATCTTAATCCCATCGTTTACGCGCAATCGCGTTACGACGACGGCTACCTGCTCCAGTCACGCGGCCCGGTTTCCCTCAGCCAGGCGGGATTCCTCGGCGCCTTCGGTGCAGCGCCCTTGCTCAAAAATCTCCGGTAG
- a CDS encoding TPR end-of-group domain-containing protein: protein MSLERSLLAAQGYIELEMPESALRELNELSPNDQDREEVLQMRLFVLMRHKQWDAALDVCTRLREVWPECTTGYIHSAFCLHEMGRTREAKDMLLGGPAILLKEPTYHYNLGCYDAVLGNLEEASRHLEKSFELDKKFREIAKYDPDLKAVQDLLSE from the coding sequence ATGTCGTTGGAACGCTCCCTATTAGCCGCGCAAGGTTACATCGAGCTCGAGATGCCGGAAAGCGCACTCCGTGAGCTCAACGAACTGTCTCCCAACGACCAGGATCGCGAGGAGGTGCTACAGATGAGGCTTTTTGTCCTCATGCGCCACAAGCAGTGGGACGCCGCCCTCGACGTTTGCACCCGCCTGCGCGAAGTGTGGCCGGAGTGCACCACCGGATACATTCACAGCGCCTTTTGCCTGCATGAAATGGGGCGCACCCGCGAGGCCAAGGACATGCTGCTCGGCGGGCCGGCCATTCTGCTCAAGGAGCCGACCTATCATTACAATCTCGGCTGCTACGATGCCGTGCTCGGCAACCTCGAGGAGGCCTCGCGGCACCTGGAGAAGAGCTTCGAGCTGGACAAGAAATTCCGCGAGATCGCCAAGTACGATCCGGATCTGAAGGCCGTGCAGGATTTGCTCAGCGAGTGA
- the dnaB gene encoding replicative DNA helicase — MAQGSPAMSAENPVTSNGAASGKGRQKGRSFSQKEAGYLPDIHRALPQSIDAEKGLLGSMMLAPARVIDEVIQQQVGEKYFHHPAHARIFTVLVEMREANKPVDLISLTQLLADRHMLDEVGGAAAISELFTFVPTPANAAYYLEILREKFLLREIIGTCTEYTTRAYDEQGTVEILLDEAEARILAIGDDRFKAKVPEMKELAMEALDGIEKMFQNRGALTGLPSGFRGLDQMTNGLHPGEMIVVAARPSMGKTAFAMNIAEHVATEAGKAVAVYSLEMSTQQLMQRLLCSLARVDLNKIRNGFIGKHDMQNLIQATTKLAECKMFIDDTPGLSILELRARSRRLKDRHNIELIVIDYLQLLKSPSKRGQENRQIEVAEISSGIKALAKELKIPIIVLAQLNRNPESRTGEGKGRPRLSDLRESGSIEQDADLVGLLWREDYYADDDEERKELEGHAEFIIAKQRNGPVGGVPLSFIRQITRFEDRAQSPEEGK, encoded by the coding sequence ATGGCCCAAGGTTCTCCGGCAATGTCCGCCGAGAACCCCGTCACCAGCAACGGGGCCGCCTCAGGAAAAGGCCGTCAAAAAGGACGGTCTTTTTCGCAAAAAGAGGCAGGTTACTTACCAGATATTCACAGGGCCCTGCCGCAAAGCATTGATGCGGAGAAGGGCTTGCTGGGATCGATGATGCTCGCCCCTGCGCGAGTCATCGATGAGGTGATTCAGCAGCAAGTGGGGGAGAAATACTTCCATCACCCCGCTCACGCGCGCATTTTTACCGTACTGGTGGAGATGCGAGAGGCGAACAAGCCGGTCGACCTTATTTCCCTCACCCAACTCCTGGCCGATCGTCACATGCTCGACGAGGTCGGCGGAGCAGCGGCGATCTCGGAGTTATTCACATTCGTTCCGACACCCGCCAACGCGGCGTATTATCTCGAGATTCTGCGGGAGAAATTTCTCCTGCGGGAGATCATCGGGACGTGCACGGAATACACCACCCGGGCCTATGACGAGCAGGGCACGGTGGAGATCCTCCTGGATGAAGCCGAGGCCCGTATCCTGGCCATCGGGGACGACCGTTTCAAAGCCAAGGTTCCCGAGATGAAGGAACTGGCGATGGAGGCACTCGACGGCATCGAGAAGATGTTTCAGAACCGGGGAGCGCTCACTGGACTGCCCTCGGGTTTCCGGGGGCTGGACCAGATGACGAATGGACTACATCCCGGAGAAATGATCGTCGTCGCCGCGCGTCCCTCAATGGGCAAGACAGCCTTCGCCATGAATATCGCCGAGCACGTGGCGACCGAAGCCGGAAAGGCCGTGGCCGTGTACAGCCTGGAAATGAGTACCCAGCAGCTCATGCAACGTCTGCTGTGCTCGCTGGCGCGGGTCGACTTGAACAAGATCCGCAACGGCTTCATCGGGAAGCACGACATGCAGAACCTGATCCAGGCCACGACGAAGCTGGCGGAGTGCAAGATGTTCATCGACGACACGCCGGGCCTGAGCATTCTCGAGTTGCGCGCGCGTTCCCGCCGCTTGAAGGACCGACACAATATCGAACTGATCGTCATCGACTATCTCCAGCTCCTCAAGTCGCCCTCCAAGCGAGGCCAGGAAAACCGTCAGATCGAGGTGGCGGAGATTTCCTCCGGCATCAAGGCACTGGCCAAGGAACTCAAGATTCCGATCATCGTGCTGGCCCAGCTCAACCGTAATCCGGAATCCCGTACGGGCGAAGGCAAGGGTCGCCCCCGACTGAGCGATCTTCGTGAATCCGGCTCCATCGAACAGGATGCCGACCTCGTCGGCCTGCTCTGGCGTGAAGACTACTACGCCGACGATGACGAGGAACGCAAGGAACTGGAAGGCCACGCCGAGTTCATCATCGCCAAGCAGCGTAACGGCCCGGTAGGCGGCGTCCCCCTCTCCTTTATCCGCCAGATCACGCGATTCGAGGATCGCGCGCAGAGCCCGGAAGAGGGCAAGTAG
- a CDS encoding prephenate dehydrogenase produces the protein MSTAAIFGPGLIGGSLALALRSKRPGCNVRLWTRSEKSAAVAAQSFEHVFTDPAAAAEGADICVFCTPIGAMETIAKVIAPVMASHGIVTDAGSVKGSVVHTLEPIFGGRFVGSHPMAGSERSGISAARPDLFEGATAVVTPTEKSDPRAVSEVESLWRDVGCRIVTMSPDEHDESVARISHLPHAAAAALVNAINRRLPEAQKIAGGGYRDTTRIAAGPPAMWSEILLENKAALIAGLEDFTHTLEELKALLHSHDAAALEAYLSRAKEVRDNLP, from the coding sequence CTGAGCACCGCCGCCATTTTTGGCCCCGGTCTCATTGGCGGTTCGCTAGCTCTTGCGCTACGGTCGAAACGACCGGGATGCAATGTTCGTCTCTGGACACGCTCTGAGAAGTCCGCCGCGGTGGCAGCCCAGAGCTTTGAACACGTCTTTACCGACCCGGCTGCCGCTGCCGAGGGGGCGGACATCTGTGTCTTCTGCACGCCCATCGGTGCGATGGAAACCATAGCCAAAGTCATCGCTCCCGTGATGGCATCCCATGGCATTGTAACGGATGCCGGCAGCGTGAAGGGTAGCGTGGTCCACACCCTGGAGCCGATCTTTGGCGGCCGGTTTGTTGGCTCCCATCCGATGGCAGGCTCCGAGAGGAGCGGAATCTCCGCCGCGCGACCCGATCTTTTTGAAGGAGCCACAGCCGTGGTGACCCCCACGGAAAAATCCGACCCGAGAGCCGTCTCCGAGGTTGAGTCGCTATGGCGGGACGTGGGATGCCGAATCGTGACGATGAGTCCCGACGAGCACGATGAATCCGTGGCCCGGATCTCCCACCTGCCTCATGCCGCCGCCGCCGCCCTCGTCAACGCGATCAACCGCCGACTGCCCGAGGCGCAGAAGATCGCCGGGGGCGGGTATCGCGACACAACCCGTATCGCAGCGGGGCCGCCAGCGATGTGGAGTGAGATTTTGCTTGAGAACAAGGCCGCTCTCATAGCGGGATTGGAGGACTTCACCCATACTCTCGAAGAGTTGAAAGCCCTCCTCCACTCCCACGATGCCGCCGCTCTCGAGGCCTACCTTTCCCGCGCCAAGGAAGTGCGCGACAACCTGCCATGA
- the aroA gene encoding 3-phosphoshikimate 1-carboxyvinyltransferase encodes MSKKETFRVKRAPTIETEITVPGDKSISHRSIMLAALSNGVCKITNFLEGEDCLATAEAFRQLGVTIEHPEPQTMVVHGSKGVFKQPEGDIYCGNSGTTMRLISGILAAQPFTCRLTGDPSLTKRPMRRVIEPLSRMGAKINAEGPGDTPPLRIEGGPLTPITYNSPVASAQVKSAILLAGMFSKGVTTVIEPALSRDHTERMLEYFQVQLRRDEVRPERNREPKEYKVSLVGLQTIESRDFEVPGDISSAAFWLVAAAAQPGSRLLVKNVGLNPSRTGLLDVLVRMGARIREVVEVVEQGEPSGVIDIKGCSLHGTVIEGAEIPNVIDEIPILAVAAALAKGETVIRDAKELRVKETDRIAAIATNLRAMGVEVTEAPDGMTIKGGSKLKGAKLPSYGDHRIAMAFAIAGLFATGETVIEDVECVATSYPGFDVTLKQIQKGSGLLSRTTPVISSLGR; translated from the coding sequence ATGAGTAAGAAAGAGACCTTCCGCGTCAAACGCGCCCCCACCATCGAAACCGAGATCACCGTTCCCGGCGACAAGAGCATTTCGCACCGCTCGATCATGCTGGCTGCGCTTTCCAACGGCGTGTGCAAGATCACGAATTTCCTGGAGGGAGAGGACTGCCTCGCGACGGCTGAGGCATTTCGCCAGCTCGGCGTGACGATCGAGCATCCGGAACCCCAGACCATGGTGGTGCACGGGTCCAAGGGCGTCTTCAAGCAGCCCGAAGGCGACATTTACTGCGGCAACTCCGGCACCACGATGCGCCTGATCTCGGGCATCCTCGCCGCCCAGCCTTTCACCTGTCGGCTCACCGGCGATCCTTCACTGACGAAGCGCCCCATGCGCCGTGTGATCGAGCCTTTGTCCCGCATGGGAGCAAAGATCAACGCCGAGGGACCCGGCGATACCCCACCGCTTCGCATCGAAGGCGGTCCGCTCACGCCGATCACCTACAACTCCCCGGTGGCCAGTGCGCAGGTCAAAAGTGCCATCCTGCTGGCAGGCATGTTTTCCAAGGGCGTAACGACCGTGATCGAACCGGCACTGAGCCGCGACCACACGGAGCGAATGCTCGAGTATTTCCAGGTCCAGTTGCGCCGGGACGAGGTACGTCCCGAGCGAAATCGCGAACCCAAGGAATACAAGGTATCCCTGGTGGGCTTGCAAACGATCGAGTCGAGAGACTTTGAGGTGCCGGGAGATATCTCGAGCGCGGCCTTCTGGCTCGTGGCAGCCGCAGCGCAGCCGGGATCGCGCCTGCTGGTCAAGAATGTCGGTCTCAACCCGAGCCGTACCGGCCTGCTGGACGTGCTCGTGCGCATGGGAGCGCGTATTCGCGAAGTAGTCGAGGTCGTCGAGCAGGGAGAACCCTCCGGCGTGATCGACATCAAGGGATGCTCCCTCCATGGCACCGTGATCGAAGGTGCGGAAATCCCCAACGTGATCGATGAAATCCCGATCCTGGCCGTAGCCGCAGCGCTGGCCAAGGGCGAAACGGTCATCCGTGACGCCAAGGAACTACGCGTGAAGGAAACCGACCGGATCGCAGCCATCGCGACCAATCTCCGCGCCATGGGCGTCGAGGTTACCGAGGCCCCGGACGGCATGACCATCAAGGGCGGATCGAAGCTGAAAGGTGCCAAGCTCCCGAGCTACGGTGACCATCGTATCGCCATGGCCTTTGCCATCGCCGGGCTCTTCGCCACGGGTGAGACAGTGATCGAGGATGTCGAGTGCGTTGCCACGTCATATCCCGGCTTTGATGTCACGTTGAAGCAAATCCAGAAAGGTTCCGGCTTGCTGTCGCGCACGACACCAGTCATTTCCTCTCTGGGCCGCTAA
- a CDS encoding GH1 family beta-glucosidase: MSKALTFPKKFVWGVAAAAPQIEGAAFVDGKGESVWDRFARVPGAVDNGETLDVACDHYHLYKQDFKLMRKLGIKNYRLSIAWPRIYPDGDGALNQKGLDFYNRLIDSMLDQEITPWVTMFHWDLPQALEDRGGWRSRVTVDAFRGYSQTIVKAFGDRVKDWITLNEIICFTALGYGQGDKAPGAKESQQVINQTYHNALLCHGVGMQAVREYGGRRARAGITDNSPVFIPVSETEADIEATKRCYADHNARILAPIYTGAYPASYLRSEGKDRPIVAKGDMELISVPTDFLGLNIYCGTFVRAKRSGYEKLPFSESYPSASCTWLKHTPQATYWGTRLPHEVYGVKDIYITENGCGYYDDKVENGEVFDLHRRDLVRNYLVELHRAIQDGVPVRGYFLWSFMDNFEWQDGYKTRFGITHVDYKTQKRTPKLSAHWYSKVITGNRIV, encoded by the coding sequence ATGAGCAAAGCACTTACCTTTCCCAAGAAGTTCGTCTGGGGCGTTGCCGCCGCCGCCCCGCAGATTGAAGGCGCAGCATTTGTCGATGGGAAGGGGGAATCGGTATGGGATCGCTTTGCGCGAGTGCCCGGCGCCGTGGATAACGGCGAGACCCTCGATGTCGCCTGCGATCACTATCACCTCTACAAGCAGGACTTTAAGCTCATGCGCAAGCTGGGCATCAAAAACTACCGTCTGTCGATTGCCTGGCCGCGCATCTATCCCGACGGCGACGGCGCGCTCAATCAGAAGGGTCTCGATTTCTACAATCGCCTCATCGACTCCATGCTCGATCAGGAGATCACACCCTGGGTTACAATGTTTCACTGGGATCTCCCTCAGGCGCTTGAGGATCGCGGAGGCTGGCGCTCCCGCGTGACGGTCGACGCCTTCCGTGGCTACTCGCAGACCATCGTGAAGGCCTTTGGCGATCGCGTGAAGGACTGGATCACCCTCAACGAGATCATCTGCTTCACTGCTCTTGGCTACGGTCAGGGTGATAAAGCCCCGGGCGCGAAGGAATCCCAGCAGGTCATCAACCAGACCTATCACAACGCTCTCCTCTGCCATGGCGTCGGCATGCAGGCTGTGAGGGAATACGGCGGACGTCGCGCCCGCGCCGGCATCACGGATAACTCGCCAGTCTTCATTCCCGTGTCGGAAACAGAAGCAGACATCGAGGCCACCAAGCGCTGCTACGCGGACCACAATGCCCGTATCCTCGCTCCCATCTATACCGGGGCCTATCCCGCTTCGTACTTGCGTAGCGAGGGCAAGGACCGTCCCATTGTCGCCAAGGGCGATATGGAGCTCATCAGCGTGCCGACCGACTTCCTCGGTCTGAATATCTACTGCGGTACCTTCGTTCGTGCGAAGCGTTCGGGCTACGAGAAGCTGCCTTTCTCCGAGAGCTACCCGAGCGCCAGTTGCACCTGGCTCAAGCACACTCCGCAGGCCACCTATTGGGGCACCCGCCTGCCGCACGAGGTCTACGGCGTGAAGGACATCTACATCACCGAGAACGGCTGCGGCTACTACGACGACAAGGTGGAAAACGGAGAGGTCTTCGACCTGCACCGCCGCGACCTCGTCCGCAACTACCTCGTGGAACTCCATCGCGCCATCCAGGACGGAGTGCCCGTGCGTGGCTACTTCCTCTGGTCGTTCATGGACAACTTCGAGTGGCAGGACGGCTACAAGACCCGCTTCGGCATCACGCACGTCGACTACAAGACCCAGAAGCGCACTCCCAAGCTCAGCGCCCACTGGTACTCCAAGGTCATTACGGGAAACCGGATCGTCTAG
- the cmk gene encoding (d)CMP kinase gives MHTIIAIDGPAASGKSSVARKLARTIGFSYVNSGSFYRTATWYMLVRGVDVQNAGAVATAVKAGQFRSGFENGESFFEVDGQRANITDDAVNRSVSAVARVPAVREVVNAHLHALAGVADSIVEGRDIGSAVFPETPYKFYIDASPEVRQQRRSAQGQADEVAARDKQDSSRATAPLTIPEGSTVVDSTHLSIDQVVDTIVSALENRGLSPAP, from the coding sequence ATGCATACGATCATCGCCATCGATGGCCCGGCCGCATCGGGAAAGAGCAGCGTCGCCCGCAAGCTCGCCAGGACCATTGGATTTTCCTATGTGAACTCCGGCTCGTTTTACCGCACGGCGACCTGGTACATGCTGGTCCGAGGCGTCGACGTGCAAAATGCCGGAGCGGTCGCCACGGCGGTAAAGGCGGGACAGTTCCGTAGCGGGTTTGAAAATGGAGAGTCTTTCTTCGAGGTCGATGGCCAGCGCGCCAATATCACCGACGACGCAGTAAATCGCAGCGTCTCCGCCGTGGCCCGGGTACCCGCCGTGCGGGAGGTGGTAAACGCTCACCTGCACGCTCTCGCCGGAGTGGCAGACAGCATCGTGGAAGGGCGGGACATCGGTTCCGCGGTCTTCCCCGAGACGCCTTACAAATTTTACATCGACGCCTCGCCCGAGGTGCGCCAGCAGCGCCGCTCGGCCCAGGGGCAGGCGGATGAAGTCGCTGCTCGCGACAAGCAGGACTCGTCCCGAGCCACGGCTCCCCTCACCATTCCCGAAGGTTCCACCGTCGTCGACAGTACCCACCTTTCCATTGACCAAGTGGTCGATACCATCGTGTCTGCCCTCGAGAACCGGGGGTTGTCCCCCGCCCCATGA
- a CDS encoding lysophospholipid acyltransferase family protein codes for MTLVYCIFYNLAKILAKTLFRMRVVHPERMIETGPLILAVNHSSYFDPPLAGICSRRAVYYLARKSLLKWPFFGPLFPDMNVIPVERDGNDMSALREVIKKVKEGNGIVLFPEGTRSKDGNLQKAKAGIGLVIAKTQAPVVPMRIFGAYEAFPKGTKRMRFTKITVVIGEPIYFTKDELSDNSRETYQRLSDRVMEGISKLTIAG; via the coding sequence ATGACACTCGTCTACTGCATCTTTTACAACCTCGCCAAGATCCTCGCCAAAACGCTCTTCCGGATGCGCGTCGTGCACCCCGAGCGCATGATCGAGACGGGACCGCTCATCCTCGCCGTCAACCACTCAAGCTACTTCGATCCGCCGCTGGCGGGAATCTGTTCGAGGCGCGCAGTATATTACCTCGCCCGCAAGAGCCTGCTGAAGTGGCCGTTTTTCGGCCCGCTCTTTCCCGACATGAACGTGATCCCGGTCGAGCGTGACGGCAATGACATGTCGGCATTGCGCGAAGTGATCAAAAAGGTGAAGGAAGGCAACGGTATCGTGCTCTTCCCGGAAGGCACCCGATCCAAGGATGGCAACCTCCAGAAGGCCAAGGCAGGCATCGGACTGGTCATCGCCAAAACCCAGGCGCCCGTGGTGCCAATGCGGATATTTGGAGCCTACGAAGCATTTCCCAAGGGGACGAAGCGGATGCGATTCACCAAGATCACGGTGGTGATCGGCGAGCCGATCTATTTCACGAAAGATGAACTCTCCGATAACTCCCGGGAAACCTACCAACGCCTTAGCGACCGGGTGATGGAAGGCATTTCCAAACTGACAATCGCCGGATAG
- the rplI gene encoding 50S ribosomal protein L9, giving the protein MANAEIILTANIPNLGAEADIVKVRRGYARNFLIPQGKALEVTPTALRKINHLRAIRAEREAREVTAAEELASKIGKLNLSFTLETGETGKAFGSVTSKDIHDRLVKELGIELPKHAVDLDRSIKESGDHEVPVKLHPDVTGKLRISIVTPKVETEDAEGAEEGAKARKRTAKS; this is encoded by the coding sequence ATGGCAAACGCAGAAATCATTCTTACAGCAAACATCCCCAATCTCGGTGCGGAAGCCGATATCGTGAAGGTCCGCCGCGGGTATGCTCGTAATTTTCTTATTCCTCAGGGCAAAGCTCTCGAAGTGACGCCCACCGCGCTTCGCAAGATCAACCACCTCCGCGCGATCCGCGCCGAGCGTGAAGCTCGCGAAGTCACCGCCGCCGAAGAACTCGCCAGCAAGATCGGCAAGCTGAATCTTTCTTTCACCCTCGAGACCGGCGAGACCGGCAAGGCTTTCGGTTCCGTCACCTCCAAGGACATCCACGACCGCCTGGTCAAGGAGCTCGGCATCGAACTGCCGAAGCACGCTGTCGACCTCGATCGTTCGATCAAGGAGAGCGGCGACCACGAGGTGCCCGTGAAGCTCCACCCCGACGTGACCGGCAAGCTGCGCATCAGCATCGTCACACCGAAGGTTGAGACGGAAGACGCCGAAGGTGCCGAAGAAGGCGCCAAGGCTCGCAAGCGCACCGCCAAGAGCTAA
- a CDS encoding serine hydrolase domain-containing protein: protein MNTAVLDRVREAFARNESLGYDVGASVAIWQGGEEVLCLSHGWRDGAKTLPWESDTLCLIWSATKGLASACVLHALDQEGIDLETRVAFVWPEFGQNGKEDITLAEALSHRAGLSALEDRGVQLLDYPGVIAAIEKQAPVIPPGMSHAYGPRTFGFVADEILRRVTGIPVSVYWRTHFADPLGLDAWIGLPEEYHSRVAQMLPPRAHSDGGTEEAFNKALADLNSLTRRAFSTPASTLSPTAMNAPAVRSAQLPSLGGIASARALAKFYSFLANGAVRPDGPMYSDKALAWFRTPLANGVDQTLLRETAFSAGFMMDPRDETGRKTRAIYGPSMTAFGHPGAGGSLAFADPETGIGFAYVMNQMELGVLPRTRAQRLVQALYDFA from the coding sequence GTGAATACGGCGGTTTTGGACAGGGTTCGCGAGGCCTTTGCGCGAAATGAATCACTCGGTTACGACGTCGGCGCCTCGGTGGCGATCTGGCAGGGCGGGGAGGAAGTCCTCTGCCTGAGCCATGGCTGGCGCGATGGCGCAAAGACACTGCCCTGGGAGTCGGACACGCTATGTCTGATCTGGTCGGCGACGAAGGGACTGGCCAGCGCCTGCGTGCTCCACGCCCTCGATCAGGAGGGTATCGATCTCGAAACGCGCGTCGCCTTCGTCTGGCCGGAGTTTGGCCAGAACGGCAAGGAGGACATTACTCTCGCCGAGGCGCTCTCGCATCGCGCGGGGTTGTCGGCGCTGGAAGATCGCGGTGTGCAGCTCCTGGATTACCCCGGAGTGATCGCGGCGATCGAGAAGCAGGCTCCGGTCATTCCGCCCGGAATGTCCCATGCCTACGGCCCGCGTACGTTTGGCTTCGTTGCCGATGAAATCCTGCGCCGGGTGACCGGCATCCCCGTGAGCGTGTACTGGCGAACGCATTTCGCCGATCCGCTCGGGCTCGATGCCTGGATCGGACTGCCGGAGGAGTACCATTCCCGCGTGGCCCAGATGCTGCCGCCCCGGGCGCACAGCGATGGCGGCACGGAGGAAGCCTTCAACAAGGCGCTGGCCGATCTGAACTCCCTCACCCGCCGGGCCTTCAGCACCCCGGCCTCCACCCTTTCCCCGACGGCGATGAACGCCCCGGCGGTTCGTTCCGCGCAACTCCCCTCCCTCGGCGGGATCGCGAGTGCGCGGGCTCTGGCAAAGTTTTACAGCTTCCTCGCCAACGGAGCCGTGCGACCGGACGGGCCGATGTACTCTGACAAGGCGCTGGCGTGGTTCCGGACGCCGCTGGCCAATGGCGTCGACCAGACGCTGCTGCGGGAAACCGCCTTTTCCGCCGGGTTCATGATGGACCCGCGCGACGAGACCGGGCGCAAGACGCGTGCGATCTATGGACCGTCGATGACGGCCTTTGGGCATCCGGGGGCGGGCGGCAGCCTGGCCTTTGCCGATCCGGAGACGGGAATCGGTTTTGCCTACGTGATGAACCAGATGGAGTTAGGCGTGCTGCCGAGGACGCGGGCGCAGCGGCTGGTGCAGGCGCTCTACGATTTCGCGTGA